The following are from one region of the Brienomyrus brachyistius isolate T26 chromosome 13, BBRACH_0.4, whole genome shotgun sequence genome:
- the LOC125706193 gene encoding transcription factor 12-like isoform X4 has protein sequence MYCAYPVPGMGNNSLMYYCNGKSVYAPSPNSDDFNRDSPSFPSPKPPSSMFASTFFDGTHNSTDPWNSTNGISQPGYGGMLGGPSSHMSPSGNYGNLHSHERLNYPPHSVSPTDMTASLPPMSSFHRPTASSGTAFVTASNTPPGNPSESVMAGGRANGGGSSQTGDALGKALASIYSPDHTSSSFPSNSSTPAGSPSPLAGTAGAGQWPRAATQTPSSPSYENSLHSLKNRVHQQLHEHLQDAMSFLKDVCESRMEDRLDRLDDAIHVLRNHAVGSTTSLPSDLHSLLGQVHSGPIGSMGASFPASGLPTSRTASMVGGHREEPAVLGSNHGTLPGTMPAADVSHQADGFRGANQGATSLKLKVESQEKEDQDHHSSDDLKSDDESEKRDVKIPRGGTRTSSINEDEDLNPEQKAERERERRMANNARERLRVRDINEAFKELGRMCQLHLKSEKPQTKLLILHQAVAVILSLEQQVRERNLNPKAACLKRREEEKVSAASVVSTDPQQVQSVAHPGLAEGVNPMGHL, from the exons ATGTATTGCGCTTACCCTGTGCCGGGAATGGGCAATAATTCTTTGATGTATTACTGCAATGGGAAATCG GTTTACGCTCCCTCTCCGAACTCAGACGACTTCAACAGAGATTCGCCCTCGTTTCCATCTCCGAAGCCTCCCAGCAGTATGTTCGCAAGTACTTTCTTCG ATGGGACCCACAATTCCACCGACCCCTGGAATTCTACCAATGGGATCAGTCAGCCTGGCTACGGAGGGATGCTGGGCGGTCCTTCATCTCACATGTCACCGTCAGGAAACTATGGCAACCTGCACTCACATGAGCGCCTG AACTACCCTCCCCACTCGGTGTCGCCGACAGACATGACCGCCAGTCTTCCTCCCATGTCCAGCTTCCACCGGCCCACCGCCAGCAGTGGCACAGCCTTCGTCACCGCGTCCAACACCCCACCGGGCAACCCCTCGGAGAGCGTCATGG CCGGGGGCCGGGCCAATGGGGGTGGGAGCTCGCAGACCGGAGACGCACTAGGGAAGGCCTTGGCTTCC attTACTCACCTGACCATACCAGCAGTAGTTTTCCATCAAATTCCTCCACACCGGCGGGCTCTCCTTCACCACTCGCAGGCACAGCAG GTGCTGGGCAGTGGCCCCGAGCTGCCACACAGACCCCTTCCTCCCCCAGCTATGAAAATTCCCTGCACTCCCTG AAAAATCGAGTTCACCAGCAGCTTCACGAACATCTGCAGGacgcaatgtccttcttaaaggATGTCTGTGAG TCCCGCATGGAGGATCGCCTGGACCGGCTCGACGACGCCATTCACGTCCTGAGAAACCACGCGGTGGGATCCACCACCAGCCTGCCCAGCGACTTGCATAGTCTCCTGGGACAGGTACACAGCGGGCCAATCGGAAGCATGGGGGCCAGCTTCCCCGCCTCGGGCCTGCCCACCAGCCGGACCGCGTCCATG GTTGGGGGGCACCGTGAAGAGCCTGCAGTTCTGGGCAGTAACCATGGCACACTGCCAGGCACAATGCCCGCCGCCGACGTCTCCCACCAGGCTGATGGCTTCAGAG GAGCCAACCAGGGTGCTACTAGCCTGAAGCTCAAGGTGGAGAGCCAAGAGAAGGAAGACCAAGACCACCATTCTTCTGATGATCTCAAGTCTGACGACGAGAGCGAAAAGCGGGACGTCAAGATTCCCCGGGGAGGCACCCGGACAAG CAGCATCAACGAGGATGAGGACCTGAACCCCGAGCAGAAAGCGGAACGCGAGCGGGAACGCAGGATGGCCAACAATGCACGGGAGCGTCTGCGCGTGCGCGACATCAACGAGGCCTTCAAGGAGCTGGGCCGCATGTGCCAGCTGCACCTGAAGAGCGAGAAGCCGCAGACCAAGCTGCTGATCCTGCACCAGGCCGTAGCCGTCATCCTCAGCCTGGAGCAGCAGGTTCGAG AGCGCAACCTGAACCCCAAAGCCGCCTGCCTGAAGCggagggaggaggagaaggtgtCGGCCGCCTCTGTCGTCTCCACAGACCCCCAGCAGGTCCAAAGCGTGGCCCACCCCGGCCTGGCTGAAGGTGTTAATCCCATGGGCCACCTCTGA